The genomic window CTGGACGCCGGCTGCCGGGACCTGTACCCGCACGAGTTGTCCGGCGGGATGGCGCAGCGGGCCGCGGTCGCATTCGCCGTAGCGGCGGATCCCGACGTGATCGTCGCCGACGAACCGACGTCCCACCTGGATCCCGCTCTCGGCGAACGGATCCTGACCCTCCTCGACGGCTGTGCCGCGGCCGGCGCCGCCGTCCTGCTGATCACCCACGACCTCGCCGCCGCCCAGGGGCACGCGGACACGGTGTCGGTGATGTATGCCGGACGGATCCTCGAATCCGGTCCGGCTGCAGAGGTTCTCGACGATCCGTGGCACGACTACACCAAGGACCTGATGGCCGCCCTGCCCCGGAACGGACTGCATCCCATACCCGGGTCGCCGCCCGAACCGACCGACCTGCCCGACGACTGCGTCTACCACCTGCGCAGGCCGGGTACCGCGTTCTCGGGCGGTCCGACGCACCTGGTCCGGGCGGGCGACCGGACGATCCGCACCCGTGTCGGAGCCGGATCGTGAGCCTGGTCGCCGCGCAGGTACGCGCCGGGCACCGGCCGGGTCTCCCCGTACTCGACGGCGTGGACCTGGAGATTCCGGGCGGACGCACGATCGGGCTCACCGGGCCGTCCGGCGTCGGGAAGACGACGTTGGCGCGGGTGTGCGCACTGCTGCACCGCCCGTGGTCGGGCCGGGTGTGCATCGACGGTGTCGACGTGACGGGCCGGGCGGAGGCGTCACCGGAAACCCGGCGGGCCGTCGCGATGCTGTTCCAGTCCCCACGACAGTCGACGTCCCCGCGTCTGACACTCGAGCGGATCATCACCGAGCCGCTGTTGCTGTCCCGGGTCCCCCGGGCCGACCGTTCGCCCCTCGTCCGCGACGCCGCGGCGCGCGTGGGGCTCACCGGCGACCTCCTGTCCCGACGCCCCCATCAGGTGAGCGACGGGCAACTGCAACGAGCCTGTCTCGCACGGGCGCTGGTGCAACGGCCCCGCTATCTGATCTGCGACGAGATGACCGCGATGCTCGACCCTGCGACCACCGCAGCCCTCGTCGCGGTGCTGCGTGAAGAAACCCGTGCGGGCCTCGGTGTGCTTGCCGTCAGCCACGACCACACACTGCTGCACGCGTGGGCCGACAGTATCGTCGAACTCCGTACCCGACCCGCCTCCCGTGCTCCCGAGGCCGAACTCCCGAAAACGCATATCGGACAGATCTGATCGCGTACCCGGAACCGCCTCGGACCGGCCGCCGCACCTGCTTCAATCGAGTATGCAGACCGGCACCGGTTCGCGTGCGACGCTCGTGCTCGCGACGCTCGCGGCAGGGCAGTTCCTCATGACCCTCGACAGTTCCGTGATGAACGTGTCGATGGCGACGGTCGCGTCCGATCTGGGCACGACCGTCACCGGCATCCAGACGGCGATCACCCTGTACACGCTCGTCATGGCGGCGTTGATGATCACGGGTGGCCGGATCGGCAGCATCGTCGGCCGCCGCCGGGCGTTCGGGGTCGGGCTGGTCGTCTACGGATGCGGTTCGCTGACCACCGCACTGGCCCCGAACCTGACGGTCCTGCTCGTCGGATGGTCACTGCTCGAGGGCATCGGCGCGGCCCTCATCATGCCCGCGATCGTGGCCCTGGTCGCAGCCAACTTCTCCGCCGAGAAACGCTCGGGTGCATATGGTCTGGTGGCCGCATCGGGTGCGGCGGCAGTGGCGGCAGGACCGCTGATCGGTGGCGCGGTCACGACGTTCGCGTCGTGGCGGTACGTCTTCGCCGGGGAAGTCGTCCTGGTGCTGCTGATCCTGCCGGTACTCCGGCGCATCGACGACGCTCCCCCGGCCCCGGCGCGCCTCGACATCGTCGGGTCGGTGTTGTCGGCGGCCGGGCTGGGCCTCGTGGTGTTCGGTGTGCTGAGGTCCGGCGAATGGGGATGGGTGCGCGGCCACGGCAGCGGGCCGGAGATCCTGGGCCTGTCGCCGGTGTTCTGGCTGCTCCTCGGGGGCATGCTGGTGGTCTACGCGTTCGCGCGCCGGGAGGCGCATCTGCTGCGGAGCGGACGCGAACCCCTCCTCGACACCCGCCTGCTCGCCGTCCGACAGCTCTCCGGTGGTCTCACGATGTTCTTCGCACAGTTCATGATTCAGGCGGGCGTGTTCTTCACCGTCCCCCTGTTCCTGTCGGTGGTGCTGGAACTGGACGCGTTGCAGACCGGGGTGCGGTTGGTTCCACTGTCGGTGGCGTTACTGGTCACCGCGGTCGGTATCCCCCGGCTGCGGTCGCACGCCGATCCGCGGCGGGTGGTGCGCCTGGGGCTGGCGTCGATGACGGTCGGCATCGTGATTCTCGCGGCCGGCATGGATCCGGGTGCGAACGCCGCCGTCGTCGCGGTTCCGATGCTGCTGATGGGCCTGGGCCTGGGTGCTCTCGCCTCCCAGCTCGGAGCGGTCACCGTCTCCGCCGTCCCGGACGACCGCAGCGCCGAGGTCGGCGGACTGCAGAACACCGCAACGAACCTCGGTGCGTCCCTCGGCACCGCCCTCATCGGATCGGTGCTCATCGCGACACTCGGCACGTCCGTCGCCCAGGGGCTCCGGGCCGACCCGCGGGTTCCGCCGTCCGTACTGCAACAGGCGGACGTCGAACTCGCGGAAGGGATCCCGTTCGTCGGCGACACACAGCTCCGCACCGCGCTGGACGACGCAGGTGTGGACCCGGCGGCCGCGGACGCCGTCGTCGAGGCAAACTCCGACGCCCGCCTCACGGCACTGCAGAGCGCGTTCGCGGTGACGGCACTGCTGGCCGCCGGCGCCCTGTTCTTCACCGGGCGGATACCCCGACGGCCCGTCGGAGCGCGGGACGACGCACCCGCGCCGACGTGACCGTGCCTGCCGGTCAGCGCCGTCGCACGTACTCGGTGACGGACACCCCCGAGCCGAAGGTGCGGGTGTCGGCGACGTCGAACACGGTCGGCAGGTAGGTGCCCGGGGCGAACATCGGAATCCCGGCACCGAACAGCACCGGGTGACGTTTGACGACGATCCGGTCGATCTCGCCGGAGAGGAGGCTCGCCAGGGTTCCGCCACCGCACAGCCAGATGTCCGCACCCGGCTGCCGTTTCAGTTCCCGCACCGACTCGACCGGATCGGCAGCGGTCACCTCGAGGTTCTCGGCGTCGGCAGTGTGGTTGCGGGAGAACACGATCTGTCGCAGATGCCGGTACGGGCTCACCGTGCCGGGCAGGCCCACCGCGTACGTGTTCCACCCCATGAGCACCGTGTCGAACCCGGTGCACGGCTGGGCGATGCCGAGATGCTCGGCGCCGTCGGTGGGCAGTGCGTCGGCGAAGCGCGCGAGATCGGCCATGTGGTCGCCCTCGGTGGAGAAGGCGTCGAATTGCCCGTCGGGCCCGGCGATGCAGCCGTCGAGACCGGCGGCGACGTAGTACACGAGTTCACGCATTCCGACTCCAATCACTACAACTGTTGTGAATGGCAATGTACAACAGTTGTAGTGATTCGGCTAGGGTGTTCGACATGGCACGCAACGACGAGCGTCGGCAGCTGCTCGCCGACGCGGGCTTGACCGTCCTGGCCGATCAGGGCGCCCGCGGACTCACCCACCGCGCGGTCGACCGGGAGGCCGGCGTCCCGGTGGGCACGACGTCGAACTACTTCCGCAGCCGGGACGCCCTCGTCGCCGGACTGGTGGCACGGATCGGAGAGCGATTGACCCCGGACGAAACGGTGCTGGCCGCGCTCTCCACCCGGGAACCGGGTCGCGAATTGTTCGCCGACTACATGCGCGACATCGTCCGGCGTCTCACCGTGAACCGTGACGTGACGCTCGCGCTGTTCGAACTGCGGCTCGAGAGCGCCCGCAACCCGGACATCGCGGCGATGATGTCCGATTGGGGCCGAACGGGTTTCGAGGCCGATGTCGCGTTCAACACCGCGGCCGGGCTACCCGGCGGTGCGCGTGAGATCGCACTGTTCCACTACGCCGTCGACGGGCTGCTCCTCGACCGCCTCACCACACCGCTGATGCCCGACACTTCGACGGACGAGATCGTCGACGCCCTCGTCGCAGGACTCCTGCCCTGACCGTCGACCCCGACCGCAGGACGGTCAGTCCCGCAGCATCGTCCCGGTCTCGAGGAACCGCTCGTGGAACGAGAGTGCCTCGCCGAGCAGGTGCGGGGTGTGTCCGGCCACCGGAGCGTGCTCCGCGCGGTCGACGTAGTCGAGCAGGGCGGCCCGGTAGTCGGGGTGCGCACACTTGTCGATGACGACGCGGGACCGTTTGCGCGGGGACAGGCCACGCAGATCGGCGAGGCCCTGTTCGGTGACGAGCACCTGAACGTCGTGCTCGGTGTGGTCGACGTGCGGGACCATCGGCACGATCGACGAGATCGCGCCGCCCTTGGCCGTCGACGGGCTCAGGAACATCGACAGGTAGCCGTTGCGGGCGAAGTCACCCGAGCCACCGATACCGTTCATGATCTTGGTGCCCATCACGTGCGTCGAGTTCACGTTGCCGTAGATGTCGGCCTCGAGCATCCCGTTCATCGCGATGATGCCGAGCCTGCGGACGACCTCCGGATGGTTGCTGATCTCCTGCGGCCGCAACACGATGTGCTTGCGGTAGAAGTCGATGTTCGACACCAGTTCGTCGATACCGGCCTCCGACAACGCCAGTGACGTCGCCGACGCGTACCGCACGGTGCCGTGCTTGATGAGGTGCAGCATCCCGTCCTGGATCACCTCGGAGAAACAGGTGAGTCCCTTGTGCGGGCCGGCGTCGAGGCCCTGCAGGACCGCGTTGGCGACGTTGCCGATGCCGGACTGCAGTGGCAGCAGACCGTCCGCGGGCAGCCGGCCCTTCGAGATCTCGTACTCGAAGAAGTCGAGCACGTGCGCGGCGATGGCCTGGCTCACCTCGTCCGGCTGGGCCAGTTCACTGGCACTGTCGCGGGCGTGCGTCTCGACGACCGCGACGACCTTGCGCGGGTCCACCTTCAGGGTGGACTGCCCGATCCGGTCCTCGACCGAGGTGATCTGGATGGGCTTGCGGTGCGGCGGCAGCGCGGTGCCGTAGTAGACGTCGTGGATGCCCGCCATCTCCTCCGGAACCCACGAGTTGACCTCGAGGATCACCCGCTCGGCGACGTCGAGCCACGTCTTGTTGTTGCCGATGGACGCGGACGGGATCAGCTCACCTGATTCGGTGATGCCGGAGATCTCGACGACCGCGACGTCGACGTTGCCGTAGTAGCCCTCCCACACCTGTTGCGCCACGTGGGACAGGTGGATGTCGACGTAGTCCATGCGGCCGCTGTTGATGTTGCCGCGGGCGGTCGGCTCGGACTGGTAGGGCATCCGCAGGGAGATGCCGTCGACCTCGGCGAGTATGCGTTCGGTGCCGGCGGACACCGATGCACCCGTCAGCAGGTTCACGGTGAAGTTGGCGCCCTCGCCACGAACCTTCCGGATCCGCTCGGCGAGTGCCGGGATCACGTCCTTCGGGGTGCCGGCGCTGGCGAAACCACTGATCGCGACGGTGTCGTGGGGGTGGATGAACTCCACGGCGTCCCGAGCGGAAGTGATCTTCTTCCGGAACTCCGCATTACGAATCCTGGTGCCATCCACATACTGCGTCACAGTGACAAGGCTAACCCCGAACCGGACGGCAACTTCCCGGTGACGGACACATGAAAACGTCCTGACGTGCGATTTCGGTCACTTCAGGGTGATGCGGATCGGTGATGTGCCCGGAATGTGCGCCGAACGCGCACCCCACCGCGACGAACTGCACCGGGTCAGGCGAACACCCAGTTGTGGAGGACGACGAACGTCGCGGTTCCACCGACGATGCTCAGCAGGGCGTGGGACCGCCACAGGTGCAGCCCCACGGTGACGGCCAGCGCGCCGGCGACGGGCAGTATCGACGCGGGCGCCAGGGTCACGTTCCGGACGGTGTAGACGGCGAGGATCAGCATGATCCCGACCGGCATGTGCGCGCCCAGGTAGTGGACGACGGCCGACGAGCGCAGCGGCGCGATCACCGCGAACGGCACCGCCCGCAGCGCGAACGTCACCGCCAGGATCACGGCGAGGGTCGCCAGGACGTACGACAGGTCAGGCACGGACGGACCTCCTGCGCTGCCACGCGTAGCGGGCCAGCAGGGCGGTGACGAACAGTCCCATCGCGACCACCAGCATCTGTTCACGGGCGACGACGAGCGCGACGAGGGCACTGAGCAGGGCCAGGACCGGGCCGGGCACGTCCCGGCGTTCCCGGAACGCGTCGATCGTGAGCACCACGAACAGGGCGGTGAGCGCGAAGTCCAGGCCCTCGATCCGCATCGGCAGCGCGTTGCCGACGAGCGCACCGGCCACACCGCCGAGCACCCAGTACGACTGGCAGAACACCTGGATCAGCAGGATGCGGCGGCCGGTCAGCGACTCCGAATCCTTGGACGCGGTGACCGCGTACGTCTCGTCGGTGAGCGCGTACATGCTGTAGAGCCGCGCCGCCCGACCCCGGATCCGGTGCAGGGGGAACGACAGCGCATAGAAGACGTGCCGGAAGTTGACGAGCAGGGTCGTCATTGCGATCGACGCGAGCGGGGTCACGGCGAGCACGAGGCCGATGACGAGGAATTCGAGCGAGCCCGCATAGATCGTCACGGAGAAGATCGGCGTCCACCACCAGGAGAAACCCGACTGCACCATCAGCAGGCCGAACGCCACACCGAGCGGGAACAGACCGAACCCCACCGAGACGGTGTCCCGGGCAGCACTGCGCAGGTCCTCCCGCGCCGTGGCGGCGGGAGGACCTGCGGAAGCCCGATCGGTAAACGTACTGGTCACACCGCAATTTTAGTGCGTCGTGCAGGAAATATGGTTGCCATGTATTGCGTCAGAGACGCAGTAGGCGCAATATTTCTGCGTGGATGATCTCGACCGCGCAATTTTGCGCGAGCTCAGCGTGAACGGGCGTATCTCCAATGCCGATCTCGCCGACCGGGTCGGACTCACCCCCGCCCCGTGCCTGCGGCGGGTCCGCCGCCTCGAAGCCGACGGCGTCATCACCGGCTATCGGGCCGTCGTCGACGCCGATGCCGTCGGACGAGGATGGGAGGTACTCGTCAACGCCGAAATCGTCTCGCAGGACCGCCGCACCGTCGAAGCATTCGAGGCCGCCGTCGGCGCGTTCGACGAGGTCGTCGAGTTCCGGCGAATGATCGGCCGGCCCGACTACTTCATCCGCGTCGCCGTCGCCGACCTCAACGCCTTCGAAGTGTTCCTGCGCACCAAACTCATGGAACAGCCCGCGATCTCGAAACTCGAATCGCACCTGACGATGAAGAAACTGAAGGGGTGACTTCCCTACCGGCCACCCGTCTCCGTGCCGTTTCCCAGCGCACCCCGGCAACGTTTCCCTGAGATCGCTGCCCCAAAGGACCAGACAGACCACTGCTGGGCAGGTCGGTCCTGTCTCGAACTCGGCGAGCTGTTCCGAACACCGGCGACGAGATGAGTCACAGTGGGCAACCGAGGCCAGTCGACCGGTCCGCACCTGCACTTCGAGGTGTGGAATCCGGCCGGCTACCAGGTCGATCCGCTGATCTGGCTGCACGACAGCGGAGTCGCCGTCGACTGGTGACCCGGCTCCGGGTCACACCGGGTCGAGCTCGGCGCGCAGCTCACGCTTGAGCAGCTTGCCGCTCTGGTTGCGAGGCAACGCCGAGACGAAGCGAATTCGCTTGGGCACCTTGAACGGTGCGATGCGATCTCGGACGTGGTCCACGAGCACCTGTGCCGTGACCACATCCGGGTCGGCGTCGTCGCGCAGCACTACGACGGCCGTCACGGCCTCGATCCACTTCTCGTCGGGCACGCCGATCACCGCTACCTCGGCCACGCCGGGGTGCGTGTAGAGAGCGTCCTCCACCTCTCGGGACGCCACCAGGATTCCGCCGGTGTTGATCACGTCCTTGATCCGGTCGACCACGGTGATGTACCCCTCGGCGTCGCGAGTCACCAGATCTCCGGAATGGAACCAACCGTCCCGGAACGCCTCGGCCGTGGCCTCCGGATTGTCCCAGTACCCTTGGCACAGTTGCGGAGAACGATAGAGAATCTCGCCCGACTCGCCGTCGGGGACGTCGTCTCCGTTCGCGTCCACCACCCGGGTCTCGACGAAGTAGACCGCACGACCGCACGACGACGGCCGCGCCTCGTGCTCGTCGGGGCCGAGCACCGTTGCGAGCGGGCCGATCTCGGACTGCCCGAAGCAGTTGTAGAAGCCGAGGTCCGGGTACCGCTCACGTAGCCGGTTCAGGACCGTGACCGGCATGATCGACGCGCCGTACTGCGCCTTCCGCAGCGACGAGAGATCACGCCTCTCGAGGTCCGGATGCCCCGCGAGCGGAACCCACACGGTCGGGGCGAGGAACAGCGAGCCGATCCGATCGGCCTCGATGCGGCGCAGGATCTCGGGGATGTCCGGCGTCTGCATCAGGTGCACGGTCGCCCCCACCGACAGGTACGGCAGCATGAACACGTGCATTCCTGCGGAGTGATACAGCGGCATGCAGATCAACGGATTGTCGTCGGCGTTCAGCCCGAGGGCGATCACCGACGACACGTACTCGTGCACCAGTGCGCTGTGGGTCATCATGGCGCCCTTGGGCTTCGATGTCGTGCCGGAGGTGTAGAGCAGCTGCGCCAGGTCGCCACCGGACACCCGGGCCGGCGCTTCCGGGTCGTCGTCGGCCCGCGCCCACTCGAGCAGCGAGTCGCCCTCGCCCCGAAGCGCGACCACGTGCTCGAGCCCGAGATCGGCGCAGACGGATTCGAGGGTTGACCGAAGCGCCGGGTCGACCAGTACGGCCCGGGACCCCGATTGTGCAAGCAGGTAATGCAATTCGTCGCCGGTGAGCGCGTAGTTCACCGGCACGTGGACCAGGCCGGCGCGGGAGCAGGCCAGGAAGCCGATGACGTAGGCGTCGGAGTTGACGCCGTACCCGGCCACCCGGTCGCCGGGGACCAGTCCGAGCGCGAGCAGGCGCCCGGCGGCGCGGGTGACGGCGTCGTCCAGTTCGCGATACGTCCAGCTGCGGTCGTCGAAAGTCAGAGCAGTGTGTTCGGGCCGTCTCGCGGCGGACCGACGGAGCACTCCGTCGACGGTGTCGGTGCGCGGATCCTCACTCATGTG from Prescottella sp. R16 includes these protein-coding regions:
- a CDS encoding ABC transporter ATP-binding protein; translation: MTTALTVDSLTVRIPVDTGVVHAATDVGLALTAGSVHALVGESGCGKSIVAAAIGGLLPSNARVSGSVRLSGPGTDPIEIVGASERLLRTVRGRRIALVPQSASTYLTPVRTVGSQLDETVKHLGSRYTAADLLDRVGLDAGCRDLYPHELSGGMAQRAAVAFAVAADPDVIVADEPTSHLDPALGERILTLLDGCAAAGAAVLLITHDLAAAQGHADTVSVMYAGRILESGPAAEVLDDPWHDYTKDLMAALPRNGLHPIPGSPPEPTDLPDDCVYHLRRPGTAFSGGPTHLVRAGDRTIRTRVGAGS
- a CDS encoding ABC transporter ATP-binding protein, coding for MSLVAAQVRAGHRPGLPVLDGVDLEIPGGRTIGLTGPSGVGKTTLARVCALLHRPWSGRVCIDGVDVTGRAEASPETRRAVAMLFQSPRQSTSPRLTLERIITEPLLLSRVPRADRSPLVRDAAARVGLTGDLLSRRPHQVSDGQLQRACLARALVQRPRYLICDEMTAMLDPATTAALVAVLREETRAGLGVLAVSHDHTLLHAWADSIVELRTRPASRAPEAELPKTHIGQI
- a CDS encoding MFS transporter, coding for MQTGTGSRATLVLATLAAGQFLMTLDSSVMNVSMATVASDLGTTVTGIQTAITLYTLVMAALMITGGRIGSIVGRRRAFGVGLVVYGCGSLTTALAPNLTVLLVGWSLLEGIGAALIMPAIVALVAANFSAEKRSGAYGLVAASGAAAVAAGPLIGGAVTTFASWRYVFAGEVVLVLLILPVLRRIDDAPPAPARLDIVGSVLSAAGLGLVVFGVLRSGEWGWVRGHGSGPEILGLSPVFWLLLGGMLVVYAFARREAHLLRSGREPLLDTRLLAVRQLSGGLTMFFAQFMIQAGVFFTVPLFLSVVLELDALQTGVRLVPLSVALLVTAVGIPRLRSHADPRRVVRLGLASMTVGIVILAAGMDPGANAAVVAVPMLLMGLGLGALASQLGAVTVSAVPDDRSAEVGGLQNTATNLGASLGTALIGSVLIATLGTSVAQGLRADPRVPPSVLQQADVELAEGIPFVGDTQLRTALDDAGVDPAAADAVVEANSDARLTALQSAFAVTALLAAGALFFTGRIPRRPVGARDDAPAPT
- a CDS encoding dihydrofolate reductase family protein; the protein is MRELVYYVAAGLDGCIAGPDGQFDAFSTEGDHMADLARFADALPTDGAEHLGIAQPCTGFDTVLMGWNTYAVGLPGTVSPYRHLRQIVFSRNHTADAENLEVTAADPVESVRELKRQPGADIWLCGGGTLASLLSGEIDRIVVKRHPVLFGAGIPMFAPGTYLPTVFDVADTRTFGSGVSVTEYVRRR
- a CDS encoding TetR/AcrR family transcriptional regulator — encoded protein: MARNDERRQLLADAGLTVLADQGARGLTHRAVDREAGVPVGTTSNYFRSRDALVAGLVARIGERLTPDETVLAALSTREPGRELFADYMRDIVRRLTVNRDVTLALFELRLESARNPDIAAMMSDWGRTGFEADVAFNTAAGLPGGAREIALFHYAVDGLLLDRLTTPLMPDTSTDEIVDALVAGLLP
- a CDS encoding acetyl-CoA hydrolase/transferase family protein → MTQYVDGTRIRNAEFRKKITSARDAVEFIHPHDTVAISGFASAGTPKDVIPALAERIRKVRGEGANFTVNLLTGASVSAGTERILAEVDGISLRMPYQSEPTARGNINSGRMDYVDIHLSHVAQQVWEGYYGNVDVAVVEISGITESGELIPSASIGNNKTWLDVAERVILEVNSWVPEEMAGIHDVYYGTALPPHRKPIQITSVEDRIGQSTLKVDPRKVVAVVETHARDSASELAQPDEVSQAIAAHVLDFFEYEISKGRLPADGLLPLQSGIGNVANAVLQGLDAGPHKGLTCFSEVIQDGMLHLIKHGTVRYASATSLALSEAGIDELVSNIDFYRKHIVLRPQEISNHPEVVRRLGIIAMNGMLEADIYGNVNSTHVMGTKIMNGIGGSGDFARNGYLSMFLSPSTAKGGAISSIVPMVPHVDHTEHDVQVLVTEQGLADLRGLSPRKRSRVVIDKCAHPDYRAALLDYVDRAEHAPVAGHTPHLLGEALSFHERFLETGTMLRD
- a CDS encoding branched-chain amino acid transporter permease, which codes for MPDLSYVLATLAVILAVTFALRAVPFAVIAPLRSSAVVHYLGAHMPVGIMLILAVYTVRNVTLAPASILPVAGALAVTVGLHLWRSHALLSIVGGTATFVVLHNWVFA
- a CDS encoding AzlC family ABC transporter permease, with amino-acid sequence MTSTFTDRASAGPPAATAREDLRSAARDTVSVGFGLFPLGVAFGLLMVQSGFSWWWTPIFSVTIYAGSLEFLVIGLVLAVTPLASIAMTTLLVNFRHVFYALSFPLHRIRGRAARLYSMYALTDETYAVTASKDSESLTGRRILLIQVFCQSYWVLGGVAGALVGNALPMRIEGLDFALTALFVVLTIDAFRERRDVPGPVLALLSALVALVVAREQMLVVAMGLFVTALLARYAWQRRRSVRA
- a CDS encoding Lrp/AsnC family transcriptional regulator yields the protein MDDLDRAILRELSVNGRISNADLADRVGLTPAPCLRRVRRLEADGVITGYRAVVDADAVGRGWEVLVNAEIVSQDRRTVEAFEAAVGAFDEVVEFRRMIGRPDYFIRVAVADLNAFEVFLRTKLMEQPAISKLESHLTMKKLKG
- a CDS encoding acyl-CoA synthetase, producing MSEDPRTDTVDGVLRRSAARRPEHTALTFDDRSWTYRELDDAVTRAAGRLLALGLVPGDRVAGYGVNSDAYVIGFLACSRAGLVHVPVNYALTGDELHYLLAQSGSRAVLVDPALRSTLESVCADLGLEHVVALRGEGDSLLEWARADDDPEAPARVSGGDLAQLLYTSGTTSKPKGAMMTHSALVHEYVSSVIALGLNADDNPLICMPLYHSAGMHVFMLPYLSVGATVHLMQTPDIPEILRRIEADRIGSLFLAPTVWVPLAGHPDLERRDLSSLRKAQYGASIMPVTVLNRLRERYPDLGFYNCFGQSEIGPLATVLGPDEHEARPSSCGRAVYFVETRVVDANGDDVPDGESGEILYRSPQLCQGYWDNPEATAEAFRDGWFHSGDLVTRDAEGYITVVDRIKDVINTGGILVASREVEDALYTHPGVAEVAVIGVPDEKWIEAVTAVVVLRDDADPDVVTAQVLVDHVRDRIAPFKVPKRIRFVSALPRNQSGKLLKRELRAELDPV